In the Sarcophilus harrisii chromosome 1, mSarHar1.11, whole genome shotgun sequence genome, one interval contains:
- the HCAR2 gene encoding hydroxycarboxylic acid receptor 2 — protein sequence MNSNNCCPFRNEYIPRVLPPLLVLEFVFGLLGNGLALWAFCFSLKSWKSSRIFLFNLAVADLLLIICLPFLTDNYVRKWDWNFGDIPCRLMLFMLAMNRQGSIIFLTVVAVDRYFRVVHPHHALNKLSNRAATIISLFLWGVTIALTGHLLKNALMKDTDNSRRCSSFTICPVFGWHEAMFLLEFFLPLGIILFCSTSIIWSLRRRQLDRQAKIKRAIRFLLVVTVVFVICFLPSVAVRIRIFWLLYFQGTQSCSPYKSLDLAFFITLSFTYMNSMLDPLVYYFSSPSFPNFFSKLIPCHLRKKSVGESNNHRSTIREPTGDLCLTSSSGENTITQRNLPHTLMPDSAVTWDATNITPTSP from the coding sequence ATGAACTCCAATAACTGCTGTCCCTTCCGTAACGAATACATTCCTCGGGTGTTGCCCCCCTTGCTGGTCCTGGAGTTTGTGTTCGGGCTCCTTGGCAATGGCCTGGCCCTGTGGGCTTTCTGCTTTTCCTTGAAGTCCTGGAAATCCAGCAGGATCTTCCTTTTCAACCTGGCCGTGGCTGACTTACTCCTGATCATCTGTCTGCCCTTCCTGACGGATAACTATGTCCGAAAATGGGACTGGAATTTCGGCGACATCCCTTGCAGGTTGATGCTCTTCATGTTGGCCATGAACCGGCAGGGCAGCATCATCTTCCTCACGGTCGTGGCTGTGGACCGGTACTTCAGGGTGGTTCACCCCCATCATGCTCTGAACAAGCTTTCCAATCGTGCGGCCACCATCATCAGTCTCTTCCTGTGGGGGGTCACGATCGCCCTTACGGGACACCTCCTTAAGAACGCCCTCATGAAAGACACAGACAACTCAAGGCGCTGCAGCAGCTTCACCATCTGCCCCGTCTTCGGATGGCATGAAGCCATGTTCCTCCTGGAGTTTTTCCTGCCCCTGGGTATCATCCTATTTTGCTCCACCAGCATCATCTGGAGCCTCCGGAGGAGGCAGCTGGACCGGCAGGCTAAGATCAAGCGGGCCATCCGATTCCTCCTGGTGGTCACCGTGGTATTTGTGATCTGCTTTTTGCCCAGTGTGGCCGTGAGGATACGGATTTTCTGGCTCCTATATTTCCAGGGCACCCAAAGCTGCTCTCCCTACAAATCCCTAGACCTGGCCTTTTTTATCACTCTCAGCTTCACCTACATGAACAGCATGCTGGACCCCCTGGTTTACTACTTCTCCAGTCCATCTTTCCCCAACTTCTTCTCCAAGTTGATCCCTTGCCATCTTAGGAAAAAGTCAGTAGGAGAATCCAATAACCACCGGAGCACCATCAGGGAGCCCACGGGAGACTTGTGCCTGACCAGTTCCAGTGGGGAGAATACCATCACCCAAAGGAACCTGCCGCATACATTAATGCCCGACTCTGCTGTGACATGGGACGCTACAAATATAACACCGACGTCTCCTTGA